In Candidatus Sulfurimonas marisnigri, a single genomic region encodes these proteins:
- a CDS encoding pyridoxamine 5'-phosphate oxidase family protein, with protein MSSSNLDKIDSFLQEHHVMSLATMSGSELSVCNLFYAFDKDKLSFVVASSDDTTHIKNILKNQSVAGSVVLETKSVGKIQGVQFKGVFSRLEDSSLKSLYFKTFPYALTMNPKLWSIKIKEFKMTDNRLGFGKKIIWTRS; from the coding sequence TTGAGTAGTAGTAATCTAGATAAAATTGACTCTTTTTTACAAGAGCATCATGTTATGAGTTTGGCAACTATGAGTGGTAGTGAGCTTAGTGTATGTAACCTTTTTTATGCTTTTGACAAAGATAAACTCTCTTTCGTTGTTGCTAGTAGCGATGACACAACTCATATTAAAAATATTTTAAAAAACCAATCTGTTGCGGGGAGCGTAGTTCTAGAGACAAAAAGTGTCGGTAAGATACAAGGAGTTCAGTTTAAAGGAGTCTTTTCAAGATTAGAAGATAGCTCTCTTAAAAGTCTATATTTTAAAACCTTTCCTTATGCCCTTACTATGAATCCTAAGCTTTGGTCAATAAAAATTAAAGAGTTTAAAATGACAGATAATCGACTTGGTTTTGGTAAAAAAATTATTTGGACGCGTTCTTAA